From Mauremys reevesii isolate NIE-2019 linkage group 10, ASM1616193v1, whole genome shotgun sequence, the proteins below share one genomic window:
- the LOC120373395 gene encoding tigger transposable element-derived protein 1-like, whose product MSQKRQASHSGVLSSSSTTSSKKTRKTISLDTKLDVLRHFDAGERAVDIGITLGLTPTTVRTIRSNADKIRASARCVTPLSATKISRSRSSLMENMERLLSVWIEDQNQRNIPLSLPVIQAKAKSLYDKLKRDQGEGSQTEMFMASRGWFDRFKRRFHLHNMKMFGEVASADTAAAKKFPEYLKKIIEEGGYSPKQVFNVNETSLYWKRMPERTYISREEKTAPGFKAAKDRLTLLLGGNAAGDMKMKPLTVYQFKTPRALKGYSKEDLPVIWRSNKKAWITGAIFSEWLTFYAVPAWKEYCANENLDFKILLLIDNAPAHPINLDNLCKNVKVVFLPPNTTSLIQPMDQGAIAAFKAYYLRRTFDQLIRGTDGEGKPTIRQFWRDYNILKCINNIGESWAEVTQACMNGVWGKLWPECVNDVKGLKDVVPAMKKDILSLAKKAGFDEVEEADVTQLLQSHGEELTNEDLMQLDMMRAMEDEGQAVKEPPTHRNLTTKRLSEAFQMIEAGLQILSDNDPDRERSSKVIRGVGHLMTCYKEIYQEEKRKPKQPSLDMFFQVVTVKEEQNDLIIIIIDDHFSADNVYL is encoded by the exons ATGAGTCAAAAACGCCAAGCAAGTCATAGTGGAGTGCTTAGTAGTAGCAGTACCACTAGCAGTAAGAAAACCAGGAAAACCATTAGTTTGGATACTAAATTAGATGTTTTAAGGCATTTTGATGCAGGTGAGCGTGCGGTAGACATTGGCATCACTCTAGGTCTTACTCCGACCACTGTGAGAACAATTCGAAGTAATGCCGACAAGATCAGGGCTAGTGCTCGGTGTGTAACACCGCTTAGTGCTACTAAAATAAGTCGATCAAGAAGTAGTTTGATGGAAAACATGGAGCGTCTTCTCTCAGTGTGGATAGAGGACCAAAACCAGCGGAACATACCTCTAAGTTTGCCTGTGATACAAGCTAAGGCAAAAAGTTTGTATGACAAATTAAAGAGAGACCAAGGTGAAGGATCACAGACAGAGATGTTTATGGCAAGTCGGGGATGGTTTGATCGGTTCAAGAGGCGCTTCCACCTGCACAACATGAAGATGTTCGGTGAGGTGGCTAGTGCCGATACCGCAGCAGCTAAAAAATTCCCCGAGTATCTCAAGAAAATAATTGAGGAAGGTGGCTATTCACCTAAGCAAGTCTTCAATGTCAATGAAACGAGCCTCTATTGGAAGAGGATGCCTGAACGGACTTACATTTCCCGAGAGGAGAAGACAGCGCCTGGATTTAAAGCAGCTAAAGACCGCCTAACCTTGCTTCTAGGTGGTAATGCTGCCGGAGACATGAAAATGAAACCGCTGACAGTGTACCAATTCAAAACACCACGAGCTCTCAAGGGATATTCAAAGGAAGACCTTCCAGTCATTTGGAGATCCAATAAGAAGGCATGGATAACTGGAGCTATTTTTTCAGAATGGCTGACTTTCTATGCTGTCCCTGCATGGAAGGAATACTGTGCCAACGAAAATCTTGATTTCAAGATTTTATTACTTATTGATAATGCACCAGCTCATCCAATCAACCTGGACAACCTGTGCAAAAACGTCAAAGTTGTCTTTCTGCCACCTAACACCACATCACTCATCCAGCCCATGGACCAAGGAGCCATTGCTGCATTTAAGGCGTATTACTTACGCCGTACTTTCGACCAGCTCATCAGAGGCACTGATGGAGAAGGCAAGCCTACAATTCGGCAGTTTTGGCGTGACTACAACATCCTCAAGTGCATCAATAACATCGGTGAGTCCTGGGCTGAAGTTACTCAGGCATGCATGAATGGTGTGTGGGGGAAGTTGTGGCCTGAATGTGTCAATGACGTAAAAGGATTAAAAGATGTTGTTCCCGCTATGAAGAAAGATATTCTCAGCTTGGCCAAGAAAGCAGGTTTTGATGAGGTGGAAGAAGCTGACGTTACACAACTTCTGCAGTCACATGGAGAAGAGCTAACCAATGAAGATCTGATGCAACTAGACATGATGAGAGCAATGGAAGACGAGGGCCAAGCAGTAAAAGAACCACCAACCCATCGAAATTTGACTACCAAACGTCTTTCTGAAGCTTTCCAAATGATTGAAGCTGGCTTGCAGATCCTTAGTGATAACGATCCTGACAGGGAACGCAGCTCCAAAGTGATTAGGGGAGTTGGTCATCTAATGACTTGCTATAAAGAAATTTACcaagaagaaaaaaggaaaccAAAACAACCATCTCTAGATATGTTTTTTCAAGTTGTGACAGTTAAGGaagaaca aaatgATCTGATAATTATCATTATCGATGATCACTTTTCTGCTGATAACGTATATTTATAG